The Candidatus Polarisedimenticolia bacterium DNA segment ACGGTTTCAAGAAGGCGAGGATCGAGATCGTGCCGCTGATCGACGTGGTCTTCTTCCTGCTGGCCACCTTCGTCATGGTGTCGCTGTCGATGACCCGCAACCAGGGGATGCAGGTGCAGCTCCCCTCCGCCAGCACCTCGCAGTCCAGCCCCGATTCCGAGAAGGCGCTGACCCTGACCGTCATGGACAACGGGGAAATCTTCTACAACAAGGAGAAGATCTCCGCCTCCCAGCTCCCCTTCAAGCTGCAGTCCTTCAAGGCCTCCAGCAAGGACCCCAAGGTGGTGGTCAACGCGGCGGCGGACGCCGATTTCAAGCAGGTCGTGGCCGTCCTGGACGAGGCCCGCAAGATCGGCATCTCACGCGTCGGCATCTCCACCACCAAGAAATGATGGCCCGGCTCAAGGCGTTCGCCTTCGCCCTCGCGCTGCACGCGGCGATCCTGCTGTTCGGCGGGCTGCTGCTGTTCCACAAGCCTGCCGAGAAGCGCACCACCCGCGAG contains these protein-coding regions:
- a CDS encoding biopolymer transporter ExbD — its product is MRLETHGFKKARIEIVPLIDVVFFLLATFVMVSLSMTRNQGMQVQLPSASTSQSSPDSEKALTLTVMDNGEIFYNKEKISASQLPFKLQSFKASSKDPKVVVNAAADADFKQVVAVLDEARKIGISRVGISTTKK